From Astyanax mexicanus isolate ESR-SI-001 chromosome 16, AstMex3_surface, whole genome shotgun sequence, one genomic window encodes:
- the si:ch73-63e15.2 gene encoding protein strawberry notch homolog 2 isoform X2 — protein MVELQQEGICLDLNWFNTRQLHCNGSSEMHMDVFSRSCFSDLDFLTNGDLSQDLSCLDDLSSSTLFSCPPDSLSDHAVAPGLLPDSLGTVPTIWDINTPAQTQETNSRFQGLNSLEDLSAVISTSSLAGIQRLHAQPEEEEEVEEEETEELGHVDTYAEYKPSKSTIGNSHPDRVVETSTLSSVPPPDITYTLSIPENIINDRLLSALQLEAIIYACQQHEVILQNNQRAGFLIGDGAGVGKGRTVAGIILENYLKGRKKALWFSVSNDLKYDAERDLQDIGAPNVLVHALNKIKYGDTATSEGVLFATYSALIGESQAGGQHRTRLNQILDWCGSDFDGVIIFDECHKAKNATSTKMGKAVLDLQSKLPLARVVYASATGASEPKNMIYMSRLGIWGEGTPFKTFDDFLHAVEKRGVGAMEIVAMDMKVSGMYIARQLSFSGVSFRIVEIGLDDDFKVVYNKAAKLWAEALVVFTQAADLLGMVSTKSLWGQFWSSHQRFFKYLCIAAKVRRLVELANRELEAGKCVVIGLQSTGEARTREVLDENDGHLDKFVSAAEGVFQSLVQKHFPSEKERREKGPGTKRKRKPRGRNPKYPKQTADGRVVINISEDSSTESETVDSDSNSSPDSLQDNSDDVIFVTHTNCHAAQLEEKKQGLLNKISELGKELPLNTLDELIDKFGGPERVAEMTGRKGRVVRQPDGSVRYESRAEQGHTIDHINIKEKDRFMNGDKLVAIISEAASSGISLQADRRVNNQCRRVHMTLELPWSADRAIQQFGRTHRSNQVTAPEYIFLISELAGERRFASIVAKRLESLGALTHGDRRATESRDLSKYNFENKYGTKALDKITKAILGQIESKVPPPKEYPGGDAMFFRDMKQGMMDVGIFCKEPRFGINTEKDCSITKFLNRILGLEVHKQNSLFQYFTDNFDYLIEKDKKEGKYDMGILDLAPGNDEIYNETQDMFLTPGNPQEGQVILYKISVDRGMPWEEALNKSQTLSNPDDGFYLSHKVRGSHPCVLLAEQGRGHNLVVYKPNVGKQKQTENLENIQKKYRKVTAEEAKESWESQYKFSFKKCSHAVWTGRCKKVDEGQECLQGMRLRQYHVLCGALLCVWKRVADVVADVTSSSILQIVRLKTREHKRVGIKIPENCMSPVREELSKMDKEVKRKRQEKLLQAQEQRAAEQRRSLLEDRQRELTEFFLQPSHLSSLGSHYPTPVTFPSFTLPSFPSQPSLRNPIEGLLDLRVRSPSPLSPDSTQAGLGAVEDFELEAFTQGLQQQPQQDNHEDIIAFLNSFLSTQQPSTAATQQAPTSLLPPSTISYPSSSSSSLFSPSLTPSSSSSSLSLFASVSSSDQQNLPLPSANGSSDTVINAREVLNSMLCGSDARQSVIQFGLPE, from the exons GACCTCTCCTGTTTAGATGATCTGTCCAGCTCCACACTCTTCTCCTGTCCTCCCGATTCCCTGTCTGATCATGCGGTTGCACCGGGGCTGCTGCCCGACAGCCTGGGAACAGTTCCGACCATATGGGACATCAATACACCAGCACAGACCCAGGAG ACCAATTCCAGGTTTCAGGGTTTGAACAGTTTAGAGGATCTCTCTGCTGTGATCAGCACTTCGTCTCTGGCAGGCATTCAG AGACTTCACGCACAGccggaggaggaagaagaggttgaggaagaggaaACAGAGGAGCTGGGCCATGTGGACACCTACGCTGAATATAAACCATCAAAAT CTACCATAGGCAATTCCCACCCTGACCGAGTTGTGGAGACCAGCACTCTGTCCAGCGTTCCTCCTCCTGACATCACTTACACACTCTCCATTCCTGAAAACATCATCAACGATAGGCTGCTCTCTGCTCTGCAGCTAGAGGCTATCATCTACGCCTGCCAG CAACACGAGGTGATTCTGCAGAACAACCAGAGAGCAGGCTTCCTCATAGGCGATGGAGCAGGAGTGGGTAAAGGCCGCACGGTGGCCGGCATCATTCTGGAGAACTACCTAAAGGGAAGGAAGAAAGCTCTGTG GTTCAGTGTCTCCAATGACCTCAAATATGATGCAGAAAGAGATCTTCAGGACATCGGTGCTCCCAATGTTCTTGTACATGCCTTGAATAAA ATTAAGTATGGAGATACAGCTACCTCAGAAGGGGTCCTGTTTGCAACCTACTCAGCTCTTATTGGAGAGAGCCAGGCAGGGGGCCAGCACCGCACCAGACTCAACCAGATCCTGGACTGGTGTGGGTCTGACTTTGATGGAGTT ATTATATTTGACGAATGCCACAAAGCCAAGAATGCCACGTCCACCAAAATGGGCAAGGCTGTGCTGGACCTGCAGAGCAAGCTGCCTCTGGCCAGGGTTGTGTATGCCAGTGCCACAG GTGCCTCTGAGCCAAAGAACATGATCTACATGAGCCGTCTGGGGATCTGGGGTGAAGGGACGCCGTTTAAGACATTCGATGACTTCCTCCATGCTGTCGAGAAGAG AGGTGTGGGGGCCATGGAGATTGTCGCCATGGACATGAAGGTCAGCGGAATGTACATTGCGCGGCAGCTGAGCTTCTCAGGGGTCTCCTTCCGTATCGTAGAGATCGGCTTGGATGACGACTTCAAAGTCGTCTACAACAAAGCTGCCAAACTG tGGGCCGAGGCCTTGGTGGTCTTCACTCAGGCTGCTGATCTGCTGGGTATGGTGTCCACGAAGTCTCTGTGGGGTCAGTTCTGGTCGTCCCACCAGCGCTTTTTCAAATACCTCTGCATCGCTGCCAAGGTGCGCCGTCTGGTGGAGCTGGCCAATAGGGAGCTGGAGGCTGGCAAG TGTGTGGTGATTGGGCTGCAGTCTACAGGGGAAGCTCGAACCCGGGAGGTTCTTGATGAGAACGATGGGCATCTAGATAAATTCGTCTCTGCTGCAGA GGGTGTATTCCAGTCTCTAGTCCAGAAGCACTTCccttcagagaaagagagaagagaaaagggaCCAGGAACCAAGAGAAAAC GAAAGCCCCGGGGCAGGAACCCAAAGTATCCAAAGCAGACCGCAGATGGGAGAGTGGTCATTAACATCAGCGAAGACAGCAGCACAGAGTCTGAGACAGTGGACAGCGACTCCAACTCCTCTCCTGATTCGCTCCAGGACAACAGCGATGATGTCATCTTCGTTACCCACACCAACTGTCATGCTG CTCAACTAGAAGAGAAAAAGCAGGGTCTTCTGAACAAAATCTCTGAGCTTGGAAAAGAACTACCTCTAAACACACTGGATGAGCTTATAGATAAGTTCGGAGGTCCGGAGAGAGTAGCTGAG atGACAGGCCGTAAGGGGCGGGTGGTCCGGCAGCCAGACGGTAGTGTACGGTATGAATCTCGAGCTGAGCAGGGCCACACTATCGACCACATCAACATCAAGGAGAAGGATCGCTTTATGAACGGAGACAAG TTGGTGGCTATCATCTCTGAAGCAGCCAGTTCAGGGATTTCTCTGCAGGCAGACAGACGGGTGAATAACCAGTGCAGACGGGTTCATATGACTCTGGAGCTGCCCTGGAGTGCTGACCGTGCCATTCAGCAATTCG GTCGCACTCATCGCTCCAACCAGGTCACAGCCCCAGAGTACATCTTCCTGATCTCAGAACTGGCCGGCGAGAGGAGATTCGCTTCTATTGTAGCTAAAAGACTGGAGAGCTTG GGAGCTTTGACCCACGGCGACCGGAGAGCCACAGAATCTCGAGACTTGAGCAAGTACAACTTTGAAAATAAA TACGGTACCAAAGCTCTAGATAAGATCACCAAAGCCATCCTGGGACAGATTGAGAGCAAGGTGCCTCCACCCAAAGAGTATCCTGGAGGTGACGCCATGTTCTTCAGAG ATATGAAGCAAGGCATGATGGATGTTGGAATCTTCTGCAAAGAGCCTCGTTTCGGCATTAACACTGAAAAAG ATTGCTCCATCACTAAGTTCCTCAACCGTATCCTGGGTCTGGAGGTGCACAAACAGAACTCACTTTTCCAGTACTTCACTGACAACTTCGACTACCTAATCGAAAAGGACAAGAAGGAAGGCAAATATGACATGGGAATTCTGG ATCTGGCTCCTGGTAATGATGAGATTTACAATGAGACTCAGGACATGTTTCTGACTCCAGGCAACCCTCAGGAAGGCCAGGTTATTCTCTATAAG ATCAGCGTGGACAGAGGCATGCCATGGGAAGAGGCCCTGAATAAATCCCAAACTCTCAGTAACCCAGACGACGGATTCTACCTCTCCCACAAG GTCAGAGGAAGTCATCCGTGTGTGCTGCTGGCTGAGCAAGGCCGGGGACACAACCTGGTGGTCTACAAGCCCAACGTAGGCAAACAGAAACAAACGGAGAACCTGGAGAACATCCAGAAGAAGTACCGCAAG GTGACTGCAGAGGAAGCGAAGGAGAGCTGGGAGAGTCAGTATAAATTCTCCTTTAAGAAATGCAGTCACGCTGTCTG GACCGGGCGGTGTAAGAAGGTGGATGAGGGTCAGGAGTGTTTGCAGGGCATGCGGCTGAGGCAGTACCACGTTCTGTGTGgagctctgctgtgtgtgtggaaGCGGGTGGCTGACGTGGTGGCTGACGTTACCAGCTCCAGCATCCTGCAGATCGTCCGCCTCAAAACCAGAGAACACAAGAGAGTGG GTATAAAGATCCCGGAAAACTGTATGTCTCCGGTGAGAGAGGAGCTAAGCAAGATGGATAAGGAGGTGAAGAGGAAGCGGCAGGAGAAGCTGCTTCAGGCGCAGGAGCAGCGAGCGGCCGAGCAGAGGCGGAGTTTGCTGGAGGACAGGCAAAGGGAGTTAACAGAATTTTTCTTGCAGCCTTCGCATTTATCCAGCCTGGGGTCACATTACCCGACCCCTGTAACATTCCCCTCCTTCACCCTGCCCTCCTTCCCTTCACAACCTTCACTAAGGAACCCTATAGAAGGCCTTCTGGACCTGAGGGTGCGCAGCCCCTCGCCTCTATCCCCGGACAGTACGCAGGCTGGCCTCGGAGCCGTGGAGGACTTTGAGCTGGAGGCCTTTACACAGGGACTGCAGCAGCAACCGCAGCAGGACAATCACGAGGACATCATTGCGTTCCTCAACTCCTTCCTCAGCACACAACAACCCTCAACCGCAGCCACTCAACAAGCCCCAACAAGCCTTCTCCCTCCCTCCACCATCTCTTATCCATCCTCCTCATCCTCGTCTCTCttctccccctcactcacaccgtcctcctcttcctcctctctgtCGCTGTTCGCCTCCGTCTCGTCATCAGACCAGCAGAACCTCCCTCTGCCCAGCGCCAACGGCTCCAGCGACACAGTCATCAACGCCAGAGAGGTGCTGAACAGTATGCTGTGCGGCTCGGACGCTCGCCAGTCCGTCATTCAGTTCGGACTGCCAGAGTGA
- the si:ch73-63e15.2 gene encoding protein strawberry notch homolog 2 isoform X1, whose translation MPSLAASSAMDGQNYPHPEGPQLDTGIFGMASSAMENPMQLCTPWSFTQQSYNPYWPVQHGSQQLHCNGSSEMHMDVFSRSCFSDLDFLTNGDLSQDLSCLDDLSSSTLFSCPPDSLSDHAVAPGLLPDSLGTVPTIWDINTPAQTQETNSRFQGLNSLEDLSAVISTSSLAGIQRLHAQPEEEEEVEEEETEELGHVDTYAEYKPSKSTIGNSHPDRVVETSTLSSVPPPDITYTLSIPENIINDRLLSALQLEAIIYACQQHEVILQNNQRAGFLIGDGAGVGKGRTVAGIILENYLKGRKKALWFSVSNDLKYDAERDLQDIGAPNVLVHALNKIKYGDTATSEGVLFATYSALIGESQAGGQHRTRLNQILDWCGSDFDGVIIFDECHKAKNATSTKMGKAVLDLQSKLPLARVVYASATGASEPKNMIYMSRLGIWGEGTPFKTFDDFLHAVEKRGVGAMEIVAMDMKVSGMYIARQLSFSGVSFRIVEIGLDDDFKVVYNKAAKLWAEALVVFTQAADLLGMVSTKSLWGQFWSSHQRFFKYLCIAAKVRRLVELANRELEAGKCVVIGLQSTGEARTREVLDENDGHLDKFVSAAEGVFQSLVQKHFPSEKERREKGPGTKRKRKPRGRNPKYPKQTADGRVVINISEDSSTESETVDSDSNSSPDSLQDNSDDVIFVTHTNCHAAQLEEKKQGLLNKISELGKELPLNTLDELIDKFGGPERVAEMTGRKGRVVRQPDGSVRYESRAEQGHTIDHINIKEKDRFMNGDKLVAIISEAASSGISLQADRRVNNQCRRVHMTLELPWSADRAIQQFGRTHRSNQVTAPEYIFLISELAGERRFASIVAKRLESLGALTHGDRRATESRDLSKYNFENKYGTKALDKITKAILGQIESKVPPPKEYPGGDAMFFRDMKQGMMDVGIFCKEPRFGINTEKDCSITKFLNRILGLEVHKQNSLFQYFTDNFDYLIEKDKKEGKYDMGILDLAPGNDEIYNETQDMFLTPGNPQEGQVILYKISVDRGMPWEEALNKSQTLSNPDDGFYLSHKVRGSHPCVLLAEQGRGHNLVVYKPNVGKQKQTENLENIQKKYRKVTAEEAKESWESQYKFSFKKCSHAVWTGRCKKVDEGQECLQGMRLRQYHVLCGALLCVWKRVADVVADVTSSSILQIVRLKTREHKRVGIKIPENCMSPVREELSKMDKEVKRKRQEKLLQAQEQRAAEQRRSLLEDRQRELTEFFLQPSHLSSLGSHYPTPVTFPSFTLPSFPSQPSLRNPIEGLLDLRVRSPSPLSPDSTQAGLGAVEDFELEAFTQGLQQQPQQDNHEDIIAFLNSFLSTQQPSTAATQQAPTSLLPPSTISYPSSSSSSLFSPSLTPSSSSSSLSLFASVSSSDQQNLPLPSANGSSDTVINAREVLNSMLCGSDARQSVIQFGLPE comes from the exons GACCTCTCCTGTTTAGATGATCTGTCCAGCTCCACACTCTTCTCCTGTCCTCCCGATTCCCTGTCTGATCATGCGGTTGCACCGGGGCTGCTGCCCGACAGCCTGGGAACAGTTCCGACCATATGGGACATCAATACACCAGCACAGACCCAGGAG ACCAATTCCAGGTTTCAGGGTTTGAACAGTTTAGAGGATCTCTCTGCTGTGATCAGCACTTCGTCTCTGGCAGGCATTCAG AGACTTCACGCACAGccggaggaggaagaagaggttgaggaagaggaaACAGAGGAGCTGGGCCATGTGGACACCTACGCTGAATATAAACCATCAAAAT CTACCATAGGCAATTCCCACCCTGACCGAGTTGTGGAGACCAGCACTCTGTCCAGCGTTCCTCCTCCTGACATCACTTACACACTCTCCATTCCTGAAAACATCATCAACGATAGGCTGCTCTCTGCTCTGCAGCTAGAGGCTATCATCTACGCCTGCCAG CAACACGAGGTGATTCTGCAGAACAACCAGAGAGCAGGCTTCCTCATAGGCGATGGAGCAGGAGTGGGTAAAGGCCGCACGGTGGCCGGCATCATTCTGGAGAACTACCTAAAGGGAAGGAAGAAAGCTCTGTG GTTCAGTGTCTCCAATGACCTCAAATATGATGCAGAAAGAGATCTTCAGGACATCGGTGCTCCCAATGTTCTTGTACATGCCTTGAATAAA ATTAAGTATGGAGATACAGCTACCTCAGAAGGGGTCCTGTTTGCAACCTACTCAGCTCTTATTGGAGAGAGCCAGGCAGGGGGCCAGCACCGCACCAGACTCAACCAGATCCTGGACTGGTGTGGGTCTGACTTTGATGGAGTT ATTATATTTGACGAATGCCACAAAGCCAAGAATGCCACGTCCACCAAAATGGGCAAGGCTGTGCTGGACCTGCAGAGCAAGCTGCCTCTGGCCAGGGTTGTGTATGCCAGTGCCACAG GTGCCTCTGAGCCAAAGAACATGATCTACATGAGCCGTCTGGGGATCTGGGGTGAAGGGACGCCGTTTAAGACATTCGATGACTTCCTCCATGCTGTCGAGAAGAG AGGTGTGGGGGCCATGGAGATTGTCGCCATGGACATGAAGGTCAGCGGAATGTACATTGCGCGGCAGCTGAGCTTCTCAGGGGTCTCCTTCCGTATCGTAGAGATCGGCTTGGATGACGACTTCAAAGTCGTCTACAACAAAGCTGCCAAACTG tGGGCCGAGGCCTTGGTGGTCTTCACTCAGGCTGCTGATCTGCTGGGTATGGTGTCCACGAAGTCTCTGTGGGGTCAGTTCTGGTCGTCCCACCAGCGCTTTTTCAAATACCTCTGCATCGCTGCCAAGGTGCGCCGTCTGGTGGAGCTGGCCAATAGGGAGCTGGAGGCTGGCAAG TGTGTGGTGATTGGGCTGCAGTCTACAGGGGAAGCTCGAACCCGGGAGGTTCTTGATGAGAACGATGGGCATCTAGATAAATTCGTCTCTGCTGCAGA GGGTGTATTCCAGTCTCTAGTCCAGAAGCACTTCccttcagagaaagagagaagagaaaagggaCCAGGAACCAAGAGAAAAC GAAAGCCCCGGGGCAGGAACCCAAAGTATCCAAAGCAGACCGCAGATGGGAGAGTGGTCATTAACATCAGCGAAGACAGCAGCACAGAGTCTGAGACAGTGGACAGCGACTCCAACTCCTCTCCTGATTCGCTCCAGGACAACAGCGATGATGTCATCTTCGTTACCCACACCAACTGTCATGCTG CTCAACTAGAAGAGAAAAAGCAGGGTCTTCTGAACAAAATCTCTGAGCTTGGAAAAGAACTACCTCTAAACACACTGGATGAGCTTATAGATAAGTTCGGAGGTCCGGAGAGAGTAGCTGAG atGACAGGCCGTAAGGGGCGGGTGGTCCGGCAGCCAGACGGTAGTGTACGGTATGAATCTCGAGCTGAGCAGGGCCACACTATCGACCACATCAACATCAAGGAGAAGGATCGCTTTATGAACGGAGACAAG TTGGTGGCTATCATCTCTGAAGCAGCCAGTTCAGGGATTTCTCTGCAGGCAGACAGACGGGTGAATAACCAGTGCAGACGGGTTCATATGACTCTGGAGCTGCCCTGGAGTGCTGACCGTGCCATTCAGCAATTCG GTCGCACTCATCGCTCCAACCAGGTCACAGCCCCAGAGTACATCTTCCTGATCTCAGAACTGGCCGGCGAGAGGAGATTCGCTTCTATTGTAGCTAAAAGACTGGAGAGCTTG GGAGCTTTGACCCACGGCGACCGGAGAGCCACAGAATCTCGAGACTTGAGCAAGTACAACTTTGAAAATAAA TACGGTACCAAAGCTCTAGATAAGATCACCAAAGCCATCCTGGGACAGATTGAGAGCAAGGTGCCTCCACCCAAAGAGTATCCTGGAGGTGACGCCATGTTCTTCAGAG ATATGAAGCAAGGCATGATGGATGTTGGAATCTTCTGCAAAGAGCCTCGTTTCGGCATTAACACTGAAAAAG ATTGCTCCATCACTAAGTTCCTCAACCGTATCCTGGGTCTGGAGGTGCACAAACAGAACTCACTTTTCCAGTACTTCACTGACAACTTCGACTACCTAATCGAAAAGGACAAGAAGGAAGGCAAATATGACATGGGAATTCTGG ATCTGGCTCCTGGTAATGATGAGATTTACAATGAGACTCAGGACATGTTTCTGACTCCAGGCAACCCTCAGGAAGGCCAGGTTATTCTCTATAAG ATCAGCGTGGACAGAGGCATGCCATGGGAAGAGGCCCTGAATAAATCCCAAACTCTCAGTAACCCAGACGACGGATTCTACCTCTCCCACAAG GTCAGAGGAAGTCATCCGTGTGTGCTGCTGGCTGAGCAAGGCCGGGGACACAACCTGGTGGTCTACAAGCCCAACGTAGGCAAACAGAAACAAACGGAGAACCTGGAGAACATCCAGAAGAAGTACCGCAAG GTGACTGCAGAGGAAGCGAAGGAGAGCTGGGAGAGTCAGTATAAATTCTCCTTTAAGAAATGCAGTCACGCTGTCTG GACCGGGCGGTGTAAGAAGGTGGATGAGGGTCAGGAGTGTTTGCAGGGCATGCGGCTGAGGCAGTACCACGTTCTGTGTGgagctctgctgtgtgtgtggaaGCGGGTGGCTGACGTGGTGGCTGACGTTACCAGCTCCAGCATCCTGCAGATCGTCCGCCTCAAAACCAGAGAACACAAGAGAGTGG GTATAAAGATCCCGGAAAACTGTATGTCTCCGGTGAGAGAGGAGCTAAGCAAGATGGATAAGGAGGTGAAGAGGAAGCGGCAGGAGAAGCTGCTTCAGGCGCAGGAGCAGCGAGCGGCCGAGCAGAGGCGGAGTTTGCTGGAGGACAGGCAAAGGGAGTTAACAGAATTTTTCTTGCAGCCTTCGCATTTATCCAGCCTGGGGTCACATTACCCGACCCCTGTAACATTCCCCTCCTTCACCCTGCCCTCCTTCCCTTCACAACCTTCACTAAGGAACCCTATAGAAGGCCTTCTGGACCTGAGGGTGCGCAGCCCCTCGCCTCTATCCCCGGACAGTACGCAGGCTGGCCTCGGAGCCGTGGAGGACTTTGAGCTGGAGGCCTTTACACAGGGACTGCAGCAGCAACCGCAGCAGGACAATCACGAGGACATCATTGCGTTCCTCAACTCCTTCCTCAGCACACAACAACCCTCAACCGCAGCCACTCAACAAGCCCCAACAAGCCTTCTCCCTCCCTCCACCATCTCTTATCCATCCTCCTCATCCTCGTCTCTCttctccccctcactcacaccgtcctcctcttcctcctctctgtCGCTGTTCGCCTCCGTCTCGTCATCAGACCAGCAGAACCTCCCTCTGCCCAGCGCCAACGGCTCCAGCGACACAGTCATCAACGCCAGAGAGGTGCTGAACAGTATGCTGTGCGGCTCGGACGCTCGCCAGTCCGTCATTCAGTTCGGACTGCCAGAGTGA